A genome region from Chengkuizengella sp. SCS-71B includes the following:
- a CDS encoding MBL fold metallo-hydrolase gives MNSVELMKSMSNFLIIISSIFLTGCTITSNSNLEHTTLEYLGHSSIKIVTDQGKVIYIDPWAGDNYDEPADIVLITHFHYDHADIEKVETKKSTVYITPYFDFKKKSIHSELPGYSIKIEGIKINAVAAYNEFHKKEESFGYILELGDVLLYHAGDTSYIEEMKLLSNKNLTYALLPVDGIYNMDPEEAAEVAKMINAEKVIPISTGEDGFYNVENIRKFNVENKEVLKPGDVIELINND, from the coding sequence GTGAATTCTGTAGAATTAATGAAATCGATGTCAAATTTTCTGATTATTATTTCTAGCATTTTTCTTACGGGATGTACTATCACTAGTAATTCTAACTTAGAACACACTACACTTGAATACTTAGGTCACTCCAGTATAAAAATTGTTACAGATCAAGGAAAGGTCATTTATATTGATCCATGGGCTGGTGATAACTATGATGAGCCAGCAGATATTGTGTTAATCACTCATTTTCATTATGATCATGCTGACATTGAAAAAGTTGAAACTAAAAAAAGCACTGTATATATTACACCATACTTTGATTTCAAGAAGAAAAGCATTCATAGTGAATTGCCTGGTTATTCTATTAAGATTGAGGGAATAAAAATTAATGCTGTTGCAGCCTATAATGAATTTCATAAAAAAGAAGAATCCTTTGGTTATATTTTGGAATTAGGAGATGTCTTGTTATATCATGCTGGAGATACATCTTACATAGAGGAAATGAAGTTATTATCAAATAAAAATTTAACCTATGCTTTATTACCAGTTGATGGGATATATAATATGGATCCAGAAGAAGCAGCTGAGGTAGCAAAAATGATTAATGCGGAAAAAGTAATTCCTATTAGCACAGGTGAAGACGGATTTTATAATGTAGAGAATATTAGAAAGTTTAACGTTGAGAATAAAGAAGTATTGAAACCTGGGGACGTTATTGAATTGATCAATAATGACTAA